One window from the genome of Streptomyces sp. NBC_00708 encodes:
- a CDS encoding cellulase family glycosylhydrolase: protein MKRFLALLATGATVMGLTVLASPPAAAATGCKVDYTVASQWEGGFQGGVKVTNLGDPVSGWQLKFTLPDSGQKVVQGWNATWSQSGSTVTAAGVDWNSSLATGGSADLGFVGSFTGSNPQPTGFTLNGVACTGSVGGGGDDDGPPPTTGDGTPVGTNGQLHVCGTNLCNQYNRPIQLRGMSTHGLQWFSQCYNNASLDALANDWKADLLRTAMYVQEDGYETDPAGFTSKVNGLVDMAEARGMYALIDFHTLTPGDPNYNLERAKTFFASVAARNASKKNVIYEIANEPNGVSWAGIKSYAEQVIPVIRAADPDAVVIVGTRGWSSLGVSDGSSESEVVNSPVNATNIMYAFHFYAASHKDNYRATVSRAASQLPLFVTEFGTVSATGGGALDRASTTAWLDLLDQLKISYANWTYSDANESSAAFKPGTCDGGDYRSSGVLTESGALLKSRISTPDNFPTS, encoded by the coding sequence GTGAAACGCTTCTTGGCTCTGCTGGCGACCGGCGCGACGGTCATGGGCCTGACGGTCCTGGCCAGTCCTCCGGCGGCGGCCGCCACCGGCTGCAAGGTGGACTACACCGTCGCCAGTCAGTGGGAGGGCGGCTTCCAGGGCGGCGTGAAGGTCACCAATCTCGGTGATCCCGTGAGCGGCTGGCAGCTCAAGTTCACCCTGCCGGATTCCGGTCAGAAGGTCGTCCAGGGCTGGAACGCGACCTGGTCGCAGTCCGGCTCCACGGTGACCGCCGCCGGCGTCGACTGGAACAGCAGCCTGGCCACCGGCGGCTCGGCCGACCTGGGCTTCGTCGGCTCGTTCACGGGCTCCAACCCGCAGCCCACGGGCTTCACGCTCAACGGTGTCGCGTGCACCGGGTCCGTCGGCGGCGGGGGAGACGACGACGGTCCGCCGCCCACCACGGGTGACGGCACCCCGGTCGGGACCAACGGCCAGCTCCACGTGTGCGGTACGAACCTGTGCAACCAGTACAACCGACCCATCCAGCTGCGCGGCATGAGCACGCACGGCCTCCAGTGGTTCAGTCAGTGCTACAACAACGCGTCCCTGGACGCGCTGGCGAACGACTGGAAGGCGGACCTGCTGCGCACCGCCATGTACGTCCAGGAGGACGGCTACGAGACCGACCCGGCGGGCTTCACCAGCAAGGTCAACGGCCTTGTCGACATGGCCGAGGCCCGTGGCATGTACGCCCTGATCGACTTCCACACCCTCACGCCGGGCGACCCCAACTACAACCTGGAGCGCGCCAAGACGTTCTTCGCGTCCGTCGCGGCCCGCAACGCCTCGAAGAAGAACGTCATCTACGAGATCGCCAACGAGCCCAACGGTGTGAGCTGGGCGGGCATCAAGAGCTACGCAGAGCAGGTCATCCCGGTGATCCGGGCCGCCGACCCGGACGCGGTCGTCATCGTCGGCACCCGTGGCTGGTCCTCCCTGGGCGTCTCGGACGGGTCCAGCGAGAGCGAGGTCGTCAACAGCCCCGTCAACGCCACGAACATCATGTACGCGTTCCACTTCTACGCCGCGAGCCACAAGGACAACTACCGCGCGACGGTGAGCCGGGCCGCGTCACAACTCCCGCTGTTCGTGACGGAGTTCGGCACGGTGAGCGCCACCGGCGGCGGCGCGCTGGACCGGGCGAGCACGACCGCCTGGCTGGACCTGCTCGACCAGCTGAAGATCAGCTACGCGAACTGGACCTACTCCGACGCCAACGAGAGCAGTGCCGCGTTCAAGCCCGGCACCTGTGACGGCGGCGACTACAGGAGCAGCGGTGTGCTGACCGAGTCGGGCGCACTGCTCAAGTCCCGGATCAGCACCCCGGACAACTTCCCCACCAGCTGA
- a CDS encoding LacI family transcriptional regulator, producing the protein MLNRSSGTPTLEEVAALAGVGRGTVSRVINNASGVRESTRRAVQRAIDELGYVPNLAARSLAGQRAGAVALVMTKTDWRLFGEPFFSEIVSAVGDALDEQGVQLLLTLVRTDSERQRLLEYVRGGRVDGVLLMSVSAEDRLPDMLADAGVPTVLLGRRSGDERVTYVDADNVGGARDAVGHLVRGGRKNIAAITGPPEMYVAQCRLRGYREALREAGCAELPSLVVQGDFTEASGRRAMTGLIEQHPEVDAVFAASDSMAAGALAALHAAGRRVPDDVAVVGFDDFELAEQTEPPLTTVRQPMEEIGRAMVRLLLEEMSRPKVAWHHVILRTRLMVRGSG; encoded by the coding sequence ATGCTGAACAGGAGTTCCGGCACGCCGACGCTGGAAGAGGTCGCCGCGCTCGCCGGGGTGGGACGGGGCACGGTCTCCCGGGTGATCAACAATGCCTCGGGCGTCAGGGAGTCCACCCGCCGCGCCGTACAGCGCGCCATCGACGAACTGGGTTACGTGCCCAACCTGGCCGCACGCTCCCTGGCCGGGCAACGGGCGGGCGCCGTCGCCCTGGTGATGACGAAGACCGACTGGCGGCTGTTCGGCGAGCCGTTCTTCTCGGAGATCGTCAGCGCGGTCGGGGACGCCCTGGACGAGCAGGGGGTGCAACTGCTCCTCACCCTGGTCCGGACCGACAGCGAACGGCAGCGGCTCCTGGAGTACGTACGCGGGGGCCGGGTCGACGGGGTGCTGCTCATGTCGGTGAGCGCCGAGGACCGACTGCCGGACATGCTCGCGGACGCCGGGGTTCCCACGGTGCTGCTGGGCCGGCGCTCCGGTGACGAGCGGGTCACCTACGTGGACGCCGACAACGTTGGCGGCGCGCGGGACGCGGTGGGCCACCTGGTGCGCGGCGGCCGGAAGAACATCGCCGCCATCACCGGACCGCCCGAGATGTACGTCGCCCAGTGCCGGCTGCGCGGATACCGGGAGGCGCTGCGCGAGGCGGGATGCGCGGAGCTGCCGTCCCTGGTCGTGCAGGGCGACTTCACCGAGGCCAGCGGCCGGCGCGCGATGACGGGTCTGATCGAGCAACACCCGGAGGTCGACGCCGTGTTCGCCGCTTCGGACAGCATGGCCGCCGGCGCGCTGGCCGCGCTGCACGCGGCGGGGCGCCGGGTGCCCGACGACGTCGCGGTGGTCGGCTTCGACGACTTCGAGCTCGCCGAGCAGACCGAGCCGCCACTGACGACGGTCCGCCAGCCGATGGAGGAGATCGGCCGGGCCATGGTGCGGCTGCTGCTGGAGGAGATGAGCCGGCCGAAGGTGGCCTGGCACCACGTGATCCTGCGGACGCGACTGATGGTGCGCGGGTCGGGCTGA